The following coding sequences lie in one Amycolatopsis cihanbeyliensis genomic window:
- a CDS encoding alkaline phosphatase PhoX: MAVDGPSRRRVTQFLTVPVGAETCGPIVEDRRVVVAVQHPGEVDGASVEDPVSVWPDGPGNLARRSVVNVARTGCRRIGLR; encoded by the coding sequence GTGGCGGTCGACGGCCCGAGCAGGCGCCGGGTCACACAGTTCCTCACCGTCCCGGTCGGAGCCGAGACCTGCGGCCCCATCGTGGAGGACCGGCGGGTGGTCGTCGCGGTGCAGCATCCCGGCGAGGTCGACGGCGCGAGCGTCGAGGACCCGGTCTCGGTGTGGCCGGACGGACCTGGCAATCTCGCCCGCCGCTCTGTGGTCAACGTGGCCCGGACCGGTTGCCGCCGGATCGGGCTGCGATAA